Proteins encoded together in one Corallococcus soli window:
- a CDS encoding SpoIID/LytB domain-containing protein has product MGWAAAITTVLLAASPTFVTQGDLTPEPRLRALAASSWESVASRYAEQAGGLPKRAPATVTLQKGTTLPPGSNGRSRPGVVELRQDTPGVLDDSLLMALPHELAHQLLWWACPASREDRLFHEAFALTVSGELVAWRGAPYQSLSLAAKEVASAPSLDTPRARRGLARILGEHPGFPAALSRRLRQCQDGTRWVSPLTVEELANVAVLAPAEATVVVSRHSGEVLFSLGDVHRAVPYGSTLKPFLYAAGTPPPGTKGAPPPLLAPRRRVQEWECGSGLPAKMDARVALLRSCNGYFLDWEATGHAPRAFGVWGPVLSAVGLSGLPADMTEAIGLRSGQALSPWGLAQAYRLLAEARPDVIALLTGNVEEGTLSGLPASRALKGVATKTGTVRDAASRPQLGWVVAVDADHVLVAVRPGKMPRQFVDELPGLFARVRNLAPGQEAAHVQVFGLLPSASVEARCAGAGFALEDGAPRPVAADFARLDALTAKGPAVCLGSPWRVRFPDVPDGRDYAGVFTWSTPPPYRPPPGVPTTASALKARRGSDFVFRTARFQYMVGVITAEDVTLREEARAALGRVVLHNERHAHGRHPGRAICDTTHCQAFRGTVHTRRNEDIGALKKPPLKWDVWLPFSQGGQTPWREVRTRAQVEALLGNRLVALRFEQGRVRYLRTEGDPGSPYEDARSLPCDLVRAGLKLPSCPQRASFDGPQVVFEGQGRGHGEGLDVEAAKASPRFRSSTLILEDAYKAFPVTPPPP; this is encoded by the coding sequence ATGGGGTGGGCCGCCGCCATCACCACCGTGCTGCTGGCGGCGTCCCCTACCTTCGTCACGCAAGGCGACCTGACGCCCGAGCCGAGGCTGCGCGCGCTGGCGGCCTCCTCCTGGGAGTCGGTGGCGTCGCGGTACGCGGAGCAGGCGGGGGGCCTCCCGAAGCGGGCGCCCGCGACCGTGACGCTCCAGAAGGGCACCACCCTCCCTCCCGGGAGCAACGGGCGGAGTCGGCCCGGGGTCGTGGAGCTGCGGCAGGACACGCCGGGGGTGCTGGACGATTCGCTGCTCATGGCGCTGCCCCACGAACTGGCGCACCAGCTGCTGTGGTGGGCCTGTCCCGCGTCCCGCGAGGACCGGCTCTTCCATGAGGCGTTCGCGCTGACGGTAAGCGGGGAGCTGGTCGCGTGGCGCGGGGCGCCCTACCAGTCGCTGTCGCTCGCGGCGAAGGAGGTGGCCAGCGCGCCCTCCCTGGACACGCCCCGGGCCCGCCGGGGGCTGGCGCGCATCCTGGGCGAACACCCGGGGTTCCCCGCCGCGCTGTCGCGCCGGTTGCGCCAGTGCCAGGACGGGACGCGGTGGGTGTCGCCCCTGACGGTGGAGGAGCTGGCGAACGTGGCGGTGCTGGCGCCGGCGGAGGCCACGGTGGTGGTGAGCCGGCACTCGGGCGAGGTGCTCTTCTCGCTGGGCGACGTGCACCGCGCCGTGCCGTATGGCTCCACGCTCAAGCCGTTCCTGTACGCGGCGGGGACTCCGCCTCCCGGGACGAAGGGCGCGCCGCCTCCGCTGCTCGCGCCCCGTCGCCGCGTGCAGGAGTGGGAGTGTGGTTCGGGGCTGCCCGCGAAGATGGACGCGCGGGTCGCGCTCCTGCGCTCGTGCAACGGCTACTTCCTGGACTGGGAGGCCACGGGCCATGCGCCCAGGGCCTTCGGTGTCTGGGGGCCGGTGCTCTCCGCCGTGGGCCTCAGCGGCCTGCCGGCGGACATGACGGAGGCCATCGGGCTGCGCTCCGGACAGGCCCTGTCCCCGTGGGGGCTGGCGCAGGCATACCGGCTGCTCGCGGAGGCGCGTCCGGACGTCATCGCGCTGCTCACCGGCAACGTGGAGGAGGGCACGCTCAGCGGCCTGCCCGCGTCGCGAGCGCTGAAGGGCGTGGCCACGAAGACGGGCACGGTGCGCGATGCCGCGAGCCGGCCCCAGCTCGGGTGGGTCGTCGCCGTGGACGCGGACCACGTCCTCGTGGCGGTGCGCCCTGGCAAGATGCCCCGGCAGTTCGTGGACGAGCTGCCCGGCCTCTTCGCCCGTGTGCGGAACCTGGCGCCGGGCCAGGAGGCCGCGCACGTGCAGGTGTTCGGCCTGCTGCCGTCCGCGTCCGTGGAGGCGCGCTGCGCGGGCGCGGGCTTCGCGCTGGAGGACGGCGCGCCCCGCCCCGTGGCCGCGGACTTCGCCCGCCTGGATGCGCTCACCGCGAAGGGCCCGGCGGTGTGCCTGGGCAGCCCCTGGCGCGTGCGCTTCCCGGACGTGCCCGACGGCCGTGACTACGCGGGCGTCTTCACCTGGTCCACACCGCCGCCGTACCGCCCGCCCCCGGGCGTGCCCACCACCGCCAGCGCGCTCAAGGCCCGGCGCGGCTCGGACTTCGTCTTCCGCACCGCGCGCTTCCAGTACATGGTCGGCGTCATCACCGCCGAGGACGTCACGTTGCGGGAGGAGGCCCGCGCCGCGCTGGGCCGCGTGGTCCTCCACAACGAGCGCCACGCGCACGGCCGGCACCCCGGTCGCGCCATCTGTGACACCACCCACTGCCAGGCCTTCCGGGGCACCGTGCACACGCGGCGCAACGAGGACATCGGCGCGCTCAAGAAGCCTCCCTTGAAGTGGGACGTCTGGCTGCCCTTCTCGCAAGGCGGACAGACGCCCTGGCGCGAGGTCCGCACCCGCGCGCAGGTGGAGGCGCTGCTGGGCAACCGCCTCGTGGCGCTGCGCTTCGAGCAGGGCCGCGTGCGCTACCTGCGCACCGAGGGCGACCCCGGCTCGCCCTACGAGGACGCGCGTTCGCTGCCCTGCGACCTGGTGCGCGCGGGCCTCAAGCTGCCCTCCTGTCCCCAGCGCGCGTCCTTCGACGGTCCCCAGGTCGTCTTCGAGGGCCAGGGGCGGGGCCACGGCGAGGGCCTGGACGTCGAAGCGGCGAAGGCTTCCCCCAGGTTCCGCTCCAGCACCCTCATCCTGGAGGACGCCTACAAGGCGTTCCCCGTCACGCCTCCGCCTCCCTGA
- a CDS encoding DUF4142 domain-containing protein yields MGNKNWKTRAVAAAVMTGLLGFAAHAEDPMAKQDKEAMKQGKQVGEAAAKRVQFVGSLAVFNNRQIELARLAEEQATDPRVKEFATKIRTDHESNNQTLRTWAENQQMTVSALMDGSTSDMGVGGSGVQQGYDKGMDKAGEKLGKSIDETNKQITELRAKEGPEFDKAFLSRIAEDQKKGNEMLKKGRGEYKNDATFLAILSQTEGVVSGHEKEAKELEKQMKK; encoded by the coding sequence ATGGGCAACAAGAACTGGAAGACGCGGGCGGTGGCGGCGGCGGTCATGACGGGGTTGCTGGGCTTCGCGGCCCACGCCGAGGACCCGATGGCCAAGCAGGACAAGGAGGCGATGAAGCAGGGCAAGCAGGTGGGGGAGGCGGCCGCCAAGCGCGTGCAGTTCGTGGGCTCGCTGGCCGTCTTCAACAACCGGCAGATCGAGCTGGCGCGCCTCGCGGAGGAGCAGGCGACGGATCCCCGGGTGAAGGAGTTCGCCACCAAGATCCGCACCGACCACGAGAGCAACAACCAGACGCTGCGCACGTGGGCGGAGAACCAGCAGATGACCGTCAGCGCGCTGATGGACGGCAGCACGTCCGACATGGGCGTGGGCGGCTCCGGCGTGCAGCAGGGCTACGACAAGGGCATGGACAAGGCCGGCGAGAAGCTGGGCAAGTCCATCGACGAGACGAACAAGCAGATCACCGAGCTGCGCGCGAAGGAGGGCCCGGAGTTCGACAAGGCCTTCCTGTCGCGCATCGCGGAGGACCAGAAGAAGGGCAACGAGATGCTCAAGAAGGGCCGCGGTGAGTACAAGAACGACGCGACCTTCCTCGCCATCCTGAGCCAGACGGAGGGCGTGGTGTCCGGCCACGAGAAGGAAGCGAAGGAGCTTGAGAAGCAGATGAAGAAGTAG
- a CDS encoding ATP-binding cassette domain-containing protein has translation MFILEGVSKRYGALQALHPLSLTLPKGATTVLIGPSGCGKSTLLRLLNGLAKPDTGRILFDGQPLPEDGDALLAVRQRVGYALQGGGLFPHLTGAQNVTLMARHLRWPEARIRERQGVLMDLTRFPADALERFPGQLSGGQRQRVALMRALMLDPDVLLLDEPLGALDPLVRHDLQADLRGIFERLKKTVVLVTHDLAEAAWLGDGIVLMRDGQVVQQGTLEDLEARPADGFVTRFIQAQRPLPVGRSG, from the coding sequence GTGTTCATCCTGGAAGGCGTGTCCAAGCGCTACGGTGCGTTGCAGGCCCTGCACCCGCTGTCGCTGACGTTGCCGAAGGGCGCCACCACGGTGCTCATCGGCCCCAGCGGCTGTGGCAAGTCCACGCTGCTGCGGCTGCTCAACGGCCTGGCGAAGCCGGACACCGGCCGCATCCTCTTCGATGGTCAGCCCCTGCCGGAAGACGGGGACGCGCTGCTCGCCGTGCGCCAGCGCGTGGGCTACGCGCTCCAGGGCGGCGGACTGTTTCCGCACCTCACCGGCGCGCAGAACGTCACGCTGATGGCCCGGCACCTGCGCTGGCCGGAGGCGCGGATCCGCGAACGGCAGGGCGTGTTGATGGACCTGACGCGCTTCCCCGCGGACGCGCTGGAGCGCTTCCCCGGACAGCTCTCCGGAGGCCAGCGGCAGCGGGTGGCGCTGATGCGCGCGCTGATGTTGGATCCGGACGTGCTGCTGCTGGATGAGCCGCTGGGCGCGTTGGATCCGCTGGTGCGCCACGACCTCCAGGCGGACCTGCGCGGCATCTTCGAGCGGCTGAAGAAGACGGTGGTGCTCGTCACCCATGACCTGGCGGAGGCGGCCTGGCTGGGCGACGGCATCGTGCTCATGCGCGACGGACAGGTGGTGCAGCAGGGCACGCTGGAGGACCTGGAGGCGCGGCCCGCGGACGGCTTCGTCACGCGGTTCATCCAGGCGCAGCGGCCGTTGCCCGTGGGGAGGTCCGGATGA
- a CDS encoding ABC transporter permease/substrate-binding protein: protein MTRAGALALLLLLGLSACAKPPGETPEVRVGSKKFTESVILGELVTQVAKDAGARTTHRRELGGTTVLWEALRRGELDVYPEYTGTLRQELFAGRSLPDDAALRKALAAEGLRMSASLGFNDTYALGMKEAEAERLGIRRISDLKQHPGLRVGFSNEFMERGDGWPALRDAYGLPQRDVSGLDHDLAYRGLESGALQLTDLYSTDAEIAAYGLRVLEDDRRHFPAYDAVLLYREDLEAKAPQALQAVRRLEGALTEAQMVKLNARARLERVPEAQVASDFLQASLGLSTQVRTQGTASRLWQRTREHLFLVGVSLLGAIALAIPLGVVAARRPRLGQAVLGLSSVIQTVPSLALLVFMIPLLGIGSKPAIAALFLYSLLPIVRNTTAGLGGIPWEVRESAEALGLPASARLWRIELPMAAPSILAGIQTAAVINVGTATLGALVGAGGYGQPILTGIRLDDVGLILEGAVPSAVLALAVSGLFELIARTVVPRGLRVRG from the coding sequence ATGACGCGGGCGGGAGCGCTGGCGCTGCTGTTGCTGCTCGGCCTCAGCGCGTGCGCGAAGCCGCCCGGTGAGACCCCCGAGGTGCGCGTGGGCTCCAAGAAGTTCACCGAGTCCGTCATCCTGGGCGAGCTGGTGACGCAGGTGGCGAAGGACGCCGGAGCGCGGACCACGCACCGCCGCGAGCTGGGCGGCACCACGGTGCTGTGGGAGGCGCTGCGCCGGGGCGAGCTGGACGTGTATCCGGAGTACACCGGCACGCTGCGCCAGGAGCTGTTCGCCGGCCGCTCGCTGCCCGACGACGCCGCGCTGCGCAAGGCGCTCGCGGCGGAGGGGCTGCGGATGAGCGCGTCGCTCGGCTTCAACGACACGTATGCGCTGGGCATGAAGGAGGCGGAGGCCGAACGGCTGGGCATCCGCCGCATCTCGGATTTGAAGCAGCACCCGGGGCTGCGCGTGGGCTTCAGCAACGAGTTCATGGAGCGCGGGGACGGCTGGCCCGCGCTGCGCGACGCGTATGGCCTGCCCCAGCGCGACGTGAGCGGCCTGGACCACGACCTGGCCTACCGGGGCCTGGAGAGCGGCGCCCTCCAGCTCACGGACCTGTACTCCACGGACGCGGAGATCGCGGCGTACGGCCTGCGCGTGCTGGAGGACGACCGGCGCCACTTCCCCGCGTACGACGCGGTGCTGCTCTACCGCGAGGACCTGGAGGCCAAGGCCCCCCAGGCGCTCCAGGCGGTGCGCCGGTTGGAGGGCGCGCTGACGGAAGCGCAGATGGTGAAGCTCAACGCCCGCGCGCGGCTGGAGCGCGTGCCCGAGGCCCAGGTGGCGTCCGACTTCCTCCAGGCGTCGCTGGGCCTGTCGACGCAGGTGCGCACGCAGGGCACCGCGTCGCGTCTGTGGCAGCGCACGCGGGAGCACCTGTTCCTGGTGGGCGTGTCGCTGCTGGGGGCCATCGCGCTGGCCATCCCGTTGGGCGTGGTGGCCGCGCGCCGTCCTCGGCTGGGGCAGGCGGTGCTGGGGCTGTCCAGCGTCATCCAGACGGTGCCGTCGCTGGCGCTGCTGGTGTTCATGATTCCGCTGCTGGGCATCGGCTCGAAGCCGGCCATCGCGGCGCTGTTCCTCTACAGCCTGCTGCCCATCGTGCGGAACACGACGGCGGGGCTGGGGGGCATTCCGTGGGAGGTGCGCGAGTCCGCGGAGGCGCTGGGCCTGCCGGCGAGCGCGCGGCTGTGGCGCATCGAGCTGCCCATGGCGGCGCCGTCCATCCTCGCGGGCATCCAGACGGCGGCGGTCATCAACGTGGGCACGGCCACGCTGGGAGCGCTGGTGGGCGCGGGCGGCTACGGCCAGCCCATCCTCACCGGCATCCGCCTGGACGACGTGGGGCTCATCCTGGAGGGGGCCGTGCCGTCAGCGGTGCTCGCGCTCGCCGTCAGCGGCCTCTTCGAACTCATCGCCCGGACGGTGGTGCCCCGGGGGCTGCGCGTGCGGGGGTAG
- a CDS encoding COX15/CtaA family protein — MTHPAASRRFQWFSLGVLVYTLAVILWGAFVRATGSGAGCGDHWPVCNGEVVPRAPTLQTLIEYTHRLTSGVATLLAVALYVWARRAVPKGHPARHAAGWALFFMLTEGLVGAGIVLLKYVAQNASMWRAVWMGLHLTNTFLLVGAQTLVVWAAAGRARMVIKGQGPVAVMLGLGVAGMGILGISGAVAALGDTLFPATSLADGLRQDMSETAHLLLRLRVLHPVFAVGVGALLVLVGRWVARLRPSPEVKRASMLLTGMYVAQLCVGVINLVLLAPVAMQLIHLLLADCVWMCLVCLCAAGLAEDAPRFEPSPAPASSVEPV; from the coding sequence ATGACCCATCCCGCCGCGTCCCGCCGCTTCCAGTGGTTCAGTCTGGGCGTCCTCGTCTACACCCTGGCCGTCATCCTCTGGGGCGCGTTCGTGCGGGCCACCGGCTCCGGCGCGGGCTGCGGCGACCACTGGCCCGTCTGCAACGGCGAGGTGGTGCCGCGCGCCCCCACCCTCCAGACCCTCATCGAATACACCCACCGGCTCACCAGCGGCGTGGCCACGCTGCTCGCCGTCGCCCTGTATGTGTGGGCCCGCCGCGCCGTCCCCAAGGGACACCCCGCGCGGCACGCCGCGGGCTGGGCGCTGTTCTTCATGCTCACCGAAGGGCTCGTCGGCGCGGGCATCGTGCTGCTCAAGTATGTGGCGCAGAACGCGTCCATGTGGCGCGCGGTGTGGATGGGCCTGCACCTGACCAACACCTTCCTGCTGGTGGGCGCGCAGACGCTGGTGGTGTGGGCCGCCGCTGGCCGGGCGCGCATGGTGATCAAGGGCCAGGGCCCGGTGGCCGTGATGCTGGGCCTGGGCGTGGCCGGCATGGGCATCCTGGGCATCAGCGGCGCGGTGGCCGCGCTGGGCGACACGCTGTTCCCCGCCACCAGCCTGGCGGACGGCCTGCGCCAGGACATGTCGGAGACGGCGCACCTGCTCTTGCGCCTGCGCGTGCTGCACCCGGTGTTCGCGGTGGGCGTGGGCGCGCTGCTGGTGCTGGTGGGCCGGTGGGTGGCCCGGCTGCGCCCCTCGCCGGAGGTGAAGCGCGCGTCCATGCTGCTCACCGGCATGTACGTCGCGCAGCTGTGCGTGGGCGTCATCAACCTGGTGCTGCTGGCGCCGGTGGCCATGCAGCTCATCCACCTGCTGCTCGCCGACTGCGTGTGGATGTGCCTGGTGTGCCTGTGCGCGGCGGGGCTCGCGGAGGATGCACCGCGCTTCGAGCCCTCCCCGGCCCCCGCGTCCAGCGTGGAGCCGGTGTAG